Genomic window (Primulina eburnea isolate SZY01 chromosome 8, ASM2296580v1, whole genome shotgun sequence):
cggtttttgagaaaaccgtcgctatttgggacagatttttacaaaccgtcgctaacttgagtttgaatttaggagaagggtaaaaatggaaaaataggaggtattaagagtgggaTAATTTATCACACCTAAATTGTCAGTATTATTTGTCCAACAAATAGTAGCTACAGTGCGGGCTTTTCAATTTTATCACGGGCCCTCGTATTTCCTAAAAATCCAACCAAACAGGTGATTAGCCGGGATAAAATAATCTATCCCGGCTAATCACCCGAACCAAACGCAGccaaagaaaatgattgtggtaggattgtaatatatggtgtaaaataatattatgtttggtacgatttttaagtgtaggataattttgaattttttgatgaaaagacaaaATTTCCCTTTCCCTTCACGGCGGTGGCGACAGTGGCGGCGGCGGCCGGCGGCCGGAAATGGTCGGCCAGAAACGGCTGACGGGGGCGGCGGCCTGAAACGACCGGCCGGAAAAATCGACCGGCGCCGGAAATGGTCGGCGCCGGCGGTCGGTCGGCCGGCGGTCAGACGGCGGCGGTCGTGGCGGCGGCGGTCGGtgacgggaagtggtggtgagtttgaatataagagaatggtaaaattggaaaaataggaaGTATTAAGAGTGAGATAAATAATCATATGgagtgaggaggtattattttaacctacctaatataacctaatcattcataggagggattGAGGTTTAATAAAAATCGAACCAAACGAGTGATTAGGtgggtttaaaaaaaataaacccacCTAATCAAGCAAACCAAACCCACCTAATTAAGTGACCTTTTCAAAAACcgacaaaaacaaaaataaaaacaaaacagAAAACAAAACCCATTAGCGGGCAGGGCAGGGCAGGACAAAATGCCTTCATCCCGGGAAAGGTGCATGTTCAATCTTAAAGCAAAGATGATGATTTTCACCAAGATTTAAACAAGCTGCAATATCGAATTCTCATTTGTATATAAGGGCATCACGCCCTGGTCCAACACCAACGTAGTGAATGGGAACACCAATGAGTTCTTCTATCCGTTCGACATACTTACGAGCAATCTCAGGAAGTTTGGAGTACTCTCTGATAGACGAGATATCAGTTTGCCACCCAGGTAAGACTTCATATTCAACCTAAACATATTTAGAGAAATGTAAATAGTCGGTATATCAAAAGAGATCTGGGTGGAGATGAGTAATTTTCATGGTGAAGAGAAATCCTTGAAGATTTAGTTTTTCATATTCTCCAGGTGATGTTTACTTTCATTCATGTCGCCACTGGAATGATACGATGCCATCCACTAAATTTGCTTCCGAAATTTTGACATGGGAGGTGGTTATAGGGAAGGGGAGATGGGAGATATAGAGAATGAAGGAACATGGCTGAGtccaaatattaaataaaatgaaaGAAACGCGAAAAAGGCGAGAACATGCATGGTCCAACATATACATGCACATAGATATTTATGATACGATaactaatttaaatttaaaatcttacGCTCTAAAGCCCCAAATGGGGGTAAGTTATGAAGGACGATGAAATATGGGGtaaacaaataaattaaaatgtaCCTGTATTTGCTCCAAAGTCCGGAGGTCAGAAGGAAATGATTGGACTTGAGTGCCATTTATCTGCTTGTACCCAACACCCAACTGAATCTCTGAAAGATCTGACAATACATCAAGCTTGGTGAGGTTCAACGAAGAGAATCCATTTATCTGACAGCAGTATTTCAGCGCAACTATGTCAAGCCAGCCACAACGACGAGGTCGGCCAGTTGTTGTGCCAAACTCCTGTCCTGCGAACCTAAGCAGATCACCACCTTTACCCAAGATTTCAGTTGGAAAAGGACCTGAACCTACTCGTGTGGTGTATGCTTTGACCTGCATAGCGATGGAGAAAAATAAATGCCATTCACAATAGTAGGATATGTAAATAGGGTATAGGATGATTCTATAACACGAACATGTATATACGACAACTGAAACTCAATTTTCGTCACCCCTCTCCAAACTATAAGATATTCCTACAATTTATCCTTGAATTTCGAGAAAATACGTGTGGGACTGAGTATCCGTTGGAGAACTGACCAAAACTATAACTAGCAGCAATGGAAAAACTCATTTCAATCATAGAACAGCTAATGCACAACATTTAAATGCAATGCCACTTTAACAAACACGCAAGATGGAAGCTTGTGTGCTACATTTCAATGATATCCCATGAGCAACCACACAAGACAGTAGGGATAATTGTTGCTCCCAAACAAAACTATCAACCATTTTCAAAAACCGTAGCAAAGAAATGCAATATGAGCAATATCGAAAAAGCCAGCTTACCACCCCTACAAGATCACCAACAACTCTAGGGGCAATACCAAGACCAGTGCAGATTCCTCCAGCAGAAGGACTAGAGGAAGTGACAAAGGGGTAAGTCCCAAAGTCAACATCCAACATGGTCGCCTGACCACCTTCAACCAAAATTTTTTGCTTCTGCAATATAGCATCATTCATGAAGTGAACGGTATCTGTGATGAAGGGCTCCAACCTCTCAGCATACTTCTTGTACTGCTCCACTTCTTCCCTGAGCATGTCAGGGCCATAGTTAAAACCTTGGAATCTCGATGCAGCATCAGATAATAAAAGGTCGAGCTTCTGAGGAAAAGTGTCCATATGCCTCAAATCACTAACTCTTATACCATTTCGATTAACCTTGCTTGAATAGCAAGGTCCAATTCCTCTCCTTGTAGTGCCAATAAAGGATTTAGCAAGCTCAGCTTCTCTAAGCTCATCCACCACTTGATgaaaatcaaataacaaatgaGCCCGATCAGATACCAGGATCCTTCCTTTGCATGAGACTCCATTAGATTCAAGACCATCTATTTCTTTAAATAATCCAGGTAGATGCACTACTACTCCATTACCAATTACACAGAGAGTTCCCTCGTTGAGGATACCAGAGGGGACAAGGTGAAGTGCAAATTTCTTGCCTTCTGAATTGTAAATAGTGTGCCCAGCATTAGCTCCACCCTGACATTGAATGGTGACGAAAGTTGAAGAACAAGCAAACCACAACAATGAAAACTGAGACCTACTATGATACAATTTGTGTAATATTTTAGAAGAATAGAATCAAGGTCCCCCTAAACTAACTACAGGTTCTCTCACTTCCACAGTACATACAAAAATCTCGTTGATCCAGAACGATTGTGTCGGGGGTAGGAAATGAAAAGGAAAACTATATCATACAACCTAGCGCAAGATACAAAATAATTGACATATCAAGTTGATGGCCATGCCATCCATCTATTTTCTCCCAAAGAAAGCAGTCAAAGATAGGGTAAAGCAAGCATGTATCCAGCTTTTGAGTTAGCTATCAAGTGATTCAAGGGAAACACCTTGGTTGTATCAACGTATTCTTCCCAACAAACATTGTAACAACTTCAAAAAATTAGGAGCTAAATGTTTCTGGAGGGGAAGGTTGCTGCCAACAATACTCTCTGAGGCAGAGATAGGAAGGGAGATTAGAAATCTTCTCTGCGTAATTTTCCAAAATGATAAATACCAATCCCCAAGAAAGACCGTTTCATCGAGCATACACAAAAATTCTTGGCATTCATTTAAAGTTACTGAGAATTTTCAACAGCTGATCGAGAAAGATTAAACAGAAACTAAGATTTCGCTTAAActaaaattccataatttccGGTGTTTTTACAGAAAACGCTGTTGAATAGCATAAGCTACATAATAGTACATTGTACATCATTATTTACCATTTTTATTGCCATTTAATTACATTTTATGACGAACAAATGTAAAAATATAATCTTTTCACTGCCATCCACAAGTCTATATCAATAATATGTACCTGACAACGAGCAACAATATCGAAATGTTTAGCCAGGATATCAACGAGCTTTCCTTTCCCTTCGTCTCCCCACTGACAGCCGAGCACGCCGGAAACCTGACTCAGTGATCCAATCCGACTCAGCGCAGAGTCCAACTCACTAGTGTCTTGCTCTATTATAGCTGAGCCACTATTCCCGGTGGAGCAGACAATTGAAGAACCAATCGATTTGTGCTGCTTGACTAGAAGTGAATGGGCGAGGTGGCCGCAGAATTTCACCGAGCTGGGGACGGATGGGGTAGAGGAGATGGAAAATGAGGTGGAGTCCAGCATGATGGGTGAGGAGAGGTTCATGGCCCCGGCAGCGGCGGCGGTATAATTTTGTGATTCAGCCGGTTAGAAGTAGACGGAGTGGAGTCAGAAAAGATACGGGGTGTTGAGAGTTACATGGAACACGACCAAACCAAGCGCACCAACTCAGAATTTCAAAACAAAATACAATATGAATATATTTGggatttcattttttaaaacatgTACCATAAATGAAACCCAAAAAAATTGAgagtatgtttttttttttttttttttaagataacTCAACTCTACcgatgtttaaaataaaaaataatatttagcaaaaataataatattttttcatgaatgacacaaataagatatatgtctcataaaatatgatTCATGAGACTATCGCACACAAATGTTTGCCAAAAATTGATCATCTTCTTGGTTTGTTATACCTACTAATtgtgatttcttcttcttctttttttagtGACGAGAATCCGTGACAACTATTCTTTAGATGTATATTTGAGAAATAATAGAACGTAGTCGTCAGTAAATCATGTCAGATAATTAAAAAAGCATTGATTAGAGAAGCCAACATACTAGAAATGCTTTTAAAATAAGTGTTtatcttaaaaaaatatatgatttagttaacAAAGTTGTTTTAAGAAACACTTATTTTTAAGAAGtcctcattttttatttttatgcttatattttctatttaaaatgaaaataaaaacacTATTTAACATTTATTCAAATGCCAAACCGCTTTTGACTTtttcaataaaaacatttttagaAGTTGAACTTATTTAAGTGTTTTATAAAATTACAACTTCGGTATCTCCAAATTCGTCGTAAACCACATTAAGCAAATCACGTATGGCATACTCAATCGAGAAAATATTAATAAAGAGAATTGAAATCAAAACCATCTGAACAAGCACTCACTATTCCACTAATTCGAATACCTCGTGTGCTGAATTAGTTTTATTTTCtcatataattttattatatttacatTTATTTGTGATGAACTAACTCATACACTGTGTcttgttttaaatttttgtaaatACCTCTCTATAATCATTCCTTTGGCTACGTTTGGTTGAAGGATAGAGTAAACTAATAattagtacgtaaatgataaagaaaatgattgtgataggattgtaatatatggtgtaaaataatattatgtttggtaagatttttaagtgtaggattattttgaattttttgatgaaaagacgaatttgcccttccccttcgcgACGGCGACAGTGGCGGTGGTGGCCGGCGGTCGGGCGGAAATGGTCTGCCGGAAAAGGTCGGCGGGTGAGAGGGCCTGaaacgtcgctattagcgacggatttgccGGAAATGGTCTGCCGGAAATGGTCTTGCGACGGATttaccgtcgccgatcttgttTAGATCGGCGACAATTTCtgaaaaaccgttgctattAGCGACGGCTTTTGAGAAAACCGTggttattagcgacggtttttgagaaaaccgtcgctatttgggacagatttttacaaaccgtcgctaacttgAGTTTGAATTTAAGAGAAGTGTAAAAATGGAAAAATAAgaggtattaagagtgggaTAATTTATCACACCTAAATTGTCAGTATTATTTGTCCAACAAATAGTAGCTACAGTGCGGGCTTTTCAATTTTATCACGGGCCCTCGTATTTCCTAAAAATCCAACCAAACGGGTGATTAGCCTGGATAAAATAATCTATCCCGGCTAATCACCCGAACCAAACGCAGCCTTTGAGTATTGAATTCCCAACCAGAGAAAACCGACAAACATATATATTGTTGTATTTTcgagtatatatataatatacttGTTCAAAATCAGCATTCATCTTGGCCGTCCATATTGATCCGTCTCGAATCCCAAACccataaatgattttaaatagaATAGAATAACATGCATTCACGGCAAACTGTGATTCATCTATATTTACATTCCATTTTTTTATTTGACCTTTTCATTTTGTATTTGACAATATTATCCTTAtccattaatttatatttttttaaaaccataCGTCCCATTATAAAATGTCGGTTTACCGACACaaaaacttttttttatttaaattacttaCTTTGTTcggtttaaaattttaatttaacaaGTTGATAATAAaatgtaaaataaattaaaattttagattaGAATTAATACATTGAGAATATATAATTAACAAATTCACTTAGGAAAGGAACAATCAATAAATAGTTAATATTGCCAATTTATATAACAAAAAACAAAGATTGAGTGcacttataaaataaaataatcaattgtAAATATCATTTCCCGTTTAACGTGATGCATATCACTGAGGGgcttttttctaaaaatattattatttaaaaaacaattaattaaaatattgtaaaatGGTGGATGTTGTATAAATATTGTAATTCGTAAGTTATTGTgccggaattttttttttttttaaggaaaaaCAAGGAGATGCACGGATTCTTAGATGGGTTAATTAGGATTCAGTATCCTTTATAAAAGAAATTGGGTTCTAGTACATAGAaagagaaaatttatttttaaatgccaAGAATACCCTCATTtcctattttaaatttaattgatccCCGTGCTCccgaaaatggtatcagagccaaaggttgatttatttcaaacacaaaatttattattactagtaactaattgtatgagaaggagaattttgaagaaattatgaatccgaacttcggttcaaggaaaataatttacaaagaatattccaatatttttGAATATAAACAAGTacatctaactattgttagatatcagaaaccgaaagggaagctactgcaccctcaggtaaaatctcaggtaaacttatgattcaaaataataagtttctggagatagttccagactcctctaagctctctttagatcttagagaaattcaaaagacagtccaaaattatggcaatatgctgtATTTTGTACCGCAACGAgttgagaaaatccttgaaacccaagaagaaattctgggattattaaaggatattcaaacaagaattcagaaactggaacaacaaccaagttctagtagaagaacttcaggaggttggttaccaccatcttttggtactgaacctttgttacatcaacaagggaaggccagagtggtgtcaaaacctttgactgaagaagaaaagatgatcaatctaatcaagtctgtctcagaaaagaaattcatctgatgacaactttagaaaggattggtttagaggatctacaagagcttgcagaatctttcgcaaatctcaaagttgtagatctaaagatgtacactgcagtaggtgaaacaccacctgctataacctggtcatatcctcaggaaccaccaagggaaagtgtGGGATCTCGAAATATAAACATGAGAGAATCTCAatctgatttccatactggtggaggatcacacccagcagggacaagggcaaggagaaatcaaattcctttgcaccaaacaccttatggaaaaactgttttagatcctatacatccttacggggttatgcttaaccttcatgtattagacttcaaaaacagagaagatctcatagatgattggacatctgctatgagaattgcagcaggaacactcgatctcaacaaagaaggattcattaaacttttggaaatgagtcttatgggatcagtgaaaattgcttgggatATGACATCAtcagacatgaaagagtcagtcctagttggagaatctcttagtgagatcgctggaaaaatgggtaccctatttaaagcccattttataggggtagactatttcaacagtcaagatacagagaagaagaagaaatacactcaagctctgtatagtcttgaattacatgacatatgtttggtggatgaatacattatgttattcactaaatatagatggaattcaggagtcgaagaagatatagctatgcagcttttcttcgcaaaaatgccgagcccttggagagaaatactcataagggaatacatacctggtaatccagatacgttggcaagaagagcctctttcctcaaaggaaaattggcagaatggtgtcacatggcagcattacaaaagaattacaaacgcttaaggggtatcaacaaaagaactcctttgtgttgtaaagaaaatgatcttccaacaattattggaagtaaaccacagaagcataaaaggaaaagttttagaactcatccttatgcacgaagtggaagaagttcttggaaaccaagaactgtatggtctagacagaaagccagatcttataaatctgggcaaagaagcggaccatcaagaagtaggacatcatcccaagcatcgagtacatctcgaagcacaggaagaacacctacaaagaaaactttcagaagagctcatactcgagccaatgaaagtttcaaggattgcaattgctggacatgtggcgCAAGAGGAcatatctcgaccaactgtccagaaaatgagaaaagaggtattaaacgattcgatcctaccccggatattgaagaagcagtttattaccaagatcttattcaagtataccaaTTTGAGGACAtcgcctcagatgaaagtatatatgaagaagaagaagtcttaagtcaggaagactctgatggaacagaatcggaatctgactgaagacgaggtgtttcgacacgaaacacatgaagatctgtCTGGGTTTTTCAgtcagacaacaatatctcataacatggttcaaagaatcatgagagaaaatccgagtctacagagatatcaaggtttctctgcaggacaggtagaaaagttcttaggaagtcttggtctaagaaacagaaagcatcatctaatctataaagtttctagaagggaaatggcaatcccgatggaacttacaggaaatagaatggagatgcagttaattccttccgaagaaatcaaggaggaattacaaaaactcaagatagaagtagcaaggactatgtcctggattcatatcggagcaatccaaattatgataaaagTTACTTTCAAggaagggatagattcaccaattgatattgctatatgtgataaaagaatggggaatctacaagattcagtactgggaacaatctcaggaaatctctgtgcaggaaagattgtaggagtaatctatccaaggatagcctacaatttggcagatcgagatttcagccgagccttaacattgcatcagaacttcaaggaaaaa
Coding sequences:
- the LOC140839549 gene encoding adenylosuccinate synthetase, chloroplastic-like — encoded protein: MNLSSPIMLDSTSFSISSTPSVPSSVKFCGHLAHSLLVKQHKSIGSSIVCSTGNSGSAIIEQDTSELDSALSRIGSLSQVSGVLGCQWGDEGKGKLVDILAKHFDIVARCQGGANAGHTIYNSEGKKFALHLVPSGILNEGTLCVIGNGVVVHLPGLFKEIDGLESNGVSCKGRILVSDRAHLLFDFHQVVDELREAELAKSFIGTTRRGIGPCYSSKVNRNGIRVSDLRHMDTFPQKLDLLLSDAASRFQGFNYGPDMLREEVEQYKKYAERLEPFITDTVHFMNDAILQKQKILVEGGQATMLDVDFGTYPFVTSSSPSAGGICTGLGIAPRVVGDLVGVVKAYTTRVGSGPFPTEILGKGGDLLRFAGQEFGTTTGRPRRCGWLDIVALKYCCQINGFSSLNLTKLDVLSDLSEIQLGVGYKQINGTQVQSFPSDLRTLEQIQVEYEVLPGWQTDISSIREYSKLPEIARKYVERIEELIGVPIHYVGVGPGRDALIYK